In Xenorhabdus nematophila ATCC 19061, one DNA window encodes the following:
- the malE gene encoding maltose/maltodextrin ABC transporter substrate-binding protein MalE: protein MTKKILRVGTRTLMLSVLMTWMLSAPAFAKLEEGKLVIWINGDKGYNGLAQVGEKFAKETGIPVAVEHPDKLEEKYTQIAATGDGPDIIFWAHDRFGGYAQSGLVAEITPDSAFVNKLFPFTWDAVRYDGKLMGYPVAVEALSLIYNKDLIKSPPKTWEEIPALDNALKKQNKSAIMFNLQEPYFTWPLIAADGGYAFKAENGTYNVKDSGVNNSGSKTGMQFLVELVKNKHLNADIDYSIAEAAFNKGKTAMTINGPWAWSNIDKSKINYGVTSLPTFKGKPSKPFVGILTAGINAASPNKELAKEFLENYLLTNEGLAMMDKDKPLGAVALKSYQEILEKDPRIAATMENAQKGEIMPNISQMSSFWYAMRSAILNVISGRQTVDAALNDAETRMTK, encoded by the coding sequence ATGACCAAAAAAATTTTGAGAGTGGGCACCCGCACTCTGATGCTTTCTGTTTTAATGACTTGGATGCTGTCTGCTCCTGCGTTTGCAAAGCTTGAAGAAGGCAAGCTGGTGATTTGGATTAACGGCGATAAAGGTTATAACGGGCTGGCTCAGGTCGGTGAGAAATTTGCAAAAGAAACTGGCATTCCTGTCGCTGTTGAGCACCCCGATAAATTAGAAGAGAAATATACTCAGATCGCAGCTACCGGAGACGGGCCGGATATCATTTTTTGGGCACATGATCGTTTTGGTGGTTATGCCCAATCAGGTTTGGTCGCTGAAATTACACCTGATAGCGCTTTTGTCAATAAGCTATTTCCCTTTACATGGGATGCCGTTCGTTATGATGGAAAATTGATGGGGTATCCTGTTGCAGTTGAAGCACTTTCCCTTATCTATAATAAAGATTTGATCAAATCTCCCCCAAAAACATGGGAAGAAATCCCTGCCTTAGATAATGCACTGAAAAAGCAAAATAAAAGCGCGATTATGTTTAATTTGCAGGAGCCTTATTTCACCTGGCCATTAATTGCAGCTGATGGAGGATATGCTTTTAAGGCGGAAAACGGTACCTATAACGTTAAAGATAGTGGTGTGAATAATTCTGGTTCTAAAACAGGAATGCAATTTCTGGTTGAGTTAGTCAAAAACAAGCATCTCAATGCTGATATTGATTACTCCATTGCTGAAGCCGCCTTCAACAAAGGTAAAACAGCGATGACTATTAATGGACCATGGGCATGGTCGAATATAGATAAAAGTAAGATTAATTATGGTGTTACCTCATTGCCAACGTTTAAAGGAAAACCTTCTAAGCCTTTTGTCGGCATTTTAACTGCGGGAATAAACGCAGCCAGTCCCAATAAAGAACTGGCGAAAGAGTTTCTGGAAAATTACCTGCTTACAAACGAAGGTTTGGCAATGATGGATAAAGATAAGCCGTTGGGCGCTGTGGCGTTGAAATCTTATCAGGAAATCCTCGAAAAAGATCCCCGTATTGCTGCCACGATGGAAAATGCCCAAAAAGGCGAAATTATGCCGAACATTTCACAAATGAGCAGTTTCTGGTATGCAATGCGTAGCGCGATTCTCAATGTAATTAGCGGACGCCAAACAGTAGATGCCGCACTCAATGACGCTGAAACGAGAATGACAAAATAA